The following are encoded together in the Candidatus Methylomirabilis sp. genome:
- the gatC gene encoding Asp-tRNA(Asn)/Glu-tRNA(Gln) amidotransferase subunit GatC: MKITLKEVEHVARLARLELTAEEKERMQAQLDSILSYIDKLNELDTTAVEPTSHVLPMTNVFREDEVTPSLSQEEALTNAPDRHDLFFRVPRILEE; the protein is encoded by the coding sequence ATGAAGATTACACTCAAGGAGGTCGAGCATGTGGCCAGGCTGGCCCGGTTGGAGCTGACCGCGGAGGAGAAGGAGCGGATGCAGGCTCAACTCGACTCGATCCTGAGCTATATCGACAAACTGAATGAACTGGACACGACTGCTGTCGAGCCGACCTCTCATGTCCTGCCGATGACCAACGTATTCCGCGAGGATGAGGTCACGCCGTCGCTTTCTCAGGAGGAGGCCCTGACGAATGCACCAGACCGGCATGATCTCTTCTTCCGCGTCCCGAGAATCCTGGAGGAGTAA